Proteins found in one Aethina tumida isolate Nest 87 chromosome 1, icAetTumi1.1, whole genome shotgun sequence genomic segment:
- the LOC109596393 gene encoding uncharacterized protein LOC109596393: MAEQNSTQIQFENPMFREIHKNTWLKKITPSKKKREKFWVVFCVHDDTNAFLETYIDNKMAVFHKPDWFVSLNDVQHISPTICASEQEYEFVLTLSTEVIRLAAPTWDQMHEWVEALRGKLYELRILSPKENLYTKLPDRSLPLLSTRDPTSPLPPTPAVPPEFTPGIEPLNTEAPSVVTVVSHRRRSESQSGISRRSSNASDIPRRQATRHDVFNFEQFNNILEPPSSAPSNITTQYEFLFQMQQNPGPSSREVDVRQLPVEPVETNRLLERSTSCSPRILQPPPQPYKTLREQQVLQLQKEMKHPGGVRLQLRRKDCINSIGFVDAFDAVWVCGWKQKEHPMLYNALHIGDKLLSIEGIPIKSSSEAHKVLSSHYCGLYVNIIVKRIPFGQVLVIQRESEGQSLGIIQENSTAVIESVQPDGLAARHGLTAKAKTCDGTSFTNWVLTEINGRPLNLFFKKNQVKERLNSVGRDISILVQPFDLIKQLKKQMKSLKNYKEYILQ, from the exons ATGGCAGAACAAAATTCGACACAAATCCAATTTGAGAATCCTATGTTTAGGGAAATCCACAAGAATACATGGCTGAAGAAAATAACACCCTCGAAAAAG AAAAGGGAAAAGTTCTGGGTGGTGTTTTGTGTGCACGACGACACGAATGCATTTCTCGAAACATATATCGATAATAAAATGGCAGTATTCCATAAACCTGATTGGTTTGTCTCGCTGAACGACGTTCAGCACATATCCCCAACAATATGTGCCTCTGAACAGGAATACGAATTTGTTCTGACATTAAGTACTGAAGTAATAAGATTAGCAGCTCCAACTTGGGATCAAATGCACGAGTGGGTGGAAGCTCTTCGAGGCAAACTGTATGAGTTACGTATACTAAGCCCCAAGGAAAACTTATATACCAAGTTACCTGATAGAAGTTTACCACTGTTATCCACGAGAGATCCCACTTCACCTTTGCCACCCACTCCGGCAGTACCACCGGAATTCACGCCCGGAATTGAGCCACTCAATACTGAGGCGCCTTCCGTTGTCACTGTTGTAAGTCATAGGAGGAGGTCGGAATCTCAAAGTGGAATCTCAAGGAGAAGCAGCAACGCCAGTGATATTCCCAGACGTCAAGCCACTAGACatgatgtatttaattttgaacaatttaataatattttagaaccaCCCTCTTCTGCTCCTTCCAATATTACTACCCAGTATGAATTTCTGTTTCAAATGCAACAAAATCCgg GTCCGTCCAGTAGAGAAGTAGATGTAAGACAATTACCTGTAGAACCTGTAGAGACCAACAGATTGTTGGAAAGATCCACTAGTTGTTCGCCAAGAATTTTACAACCGCCCCCACAGCCGTATAAAACGCTAAGGGAACAACAAGTATTGCAGCTACAAAAAGAAATGAAACACCCTGGAGGTGTTAGACTGCAGCTCAGAAGAAAGGACTGCATTAATTCGATTGGTTTTGTAGACGCCTTTGATGCGGTGTG GGTTTGTGGATGGAAACAAAAGGAACATCCTATGCTATACAACGCTCTTCACATTGGAGACAAGCTGCTTAGCATTGAAGGCATTCCTATAAAAAGTTCGTCTGAAGCTCATAAAGTGTTGTCCTCACATTATTGTGGACTTTAT GTAAATATAATTGTGAAACGCATCCCGTTTGGTCAAGTACTTGTAATACAACGTGAAAGTGAAGGACAGTCTTTGGGCATCATACAAGAAAATAGTACAGCTGTCATAGAATCGGTGCAGCCTGACGGTTTGGCAGCTAGACACGGTTTGACAGCTAAAGCGAAAACATGTGATGGAACTTCGTTTACAAATTGGGTCCTGACTGAAATCAATGGTCgtccattaaatttattttttaagaagaaCCAAGTTAAAGAACGTCTTAATTCGGTGGGCCGAGACATATCTATTTTAGTACAACCCTTTGATCTAATAAAGCAACTAAAGAAGCAAATGAAGTCTTTGAAAAACTATAAAGAGTATATTTTGCAATAA
- the LOC109596396 gene encoding serine protease inhibitor 77Ba, giving the protein MVSRKTCFIFMTLILAISSQNISNSVNDFAVNLLAVTTSEAGDNLNVALSPFTIWTLLTIISEGAEANSLKQLVNVLKLNNHNLKQIRAEYRNLLSSLTQDADGTHLDFSSAIFTNNKYKLRETFQRTAQQFYDVKVQPIDFKNKAAVQQINKYIESGTKNRIKGLVKEFDIVDAQIFLTSVLYFKGEWKTPFNKTATKTDAFYDEKNNRIGNVEMMYQSHTFPFSRIDEIKAFAVELPYGRDGKMSMIIILPYKGNHVSNTLNLLSRVTFKRVLDLLGDAEEQYVDEDVQVYLPRFKIHSEFFMNRVLIKMGIKDIFNSQDAELLGILDQYLYITKLLQTANIEVDEEGSIASAAAGASFAYKSPPPKFQANHPFLYFIVDKPTQSIIFAGKLSNPSTI; this is encoded by the exons ATGGTTTCAAGAAAAACAT gttttatatttatgacattAATACTGGCAATCAGCAgtcaaaacatttcaaattcagTGAACGACTTTGCAGTGAATCTGTTGGCA GTCACAACATCCGAGGCTGGTGACAACTTGAACGTGGCTCTTTCGCCCTTCACGATATGGACGTTGCTGACGATCATTTCGGAAGGTGCGGAAGCCAACTCGCTGAAACAACTGGTCAACGTTCTAAAACTGAACAACCACAATTTGAAACAGATCAGAGCCGAGTACAGAAATTTGCTCAGCAGTCTCACC CAAGATGCTGACGGGACGCACTTGGATTTTTCGAGTGCCATCTTCAccaacaataaatacaaactGAGGGAGACGTTCCAGAGGACTGCTCAGCAATTTTACGACGTCAAAGTTCAGCCCATTGACTTCAAAAACAAAGCAGCCGTGCAACAAATCAACAAATACATTGAAAGCGGCACGAAGAACCGAATCAAAGGACTGGTAAAAGAAT TCGATATCGTGGATGCCCAAATATTTTTGACGAGTGTCTTGTACTTCAAAGGAGAGTGGAAGACGCCGTTCAACAAGACCGCCACCAAAACCGACGCCTTCTACGACGAGAAGAACAACAGAATAGGAAATGTTGAGATGATGTACCAATCTCACACGTTCCCCTTCTCCAGAATTGACGAAATTAAAGCGTTCGCCGTCGAATTACCCTACGGAAGA GATGGAAAAATGTCAATGATCATTATTTTGCCTTACAAAGGCAATCACGTTTCCAATACGCTTAATTTGTTGTCCAGAGTCACGTTTAAACGGGTCCTAGACCTTCTAGGAGATGCGGAAGAACAGTACGTTGACGAAGACGTGCAAGTGTACCTGCCACGTTTCAAGATTCACTCCGAATTTTTCATGAACAGAGTACTAATTAAg ATGggtataaaagatattttcaaCTCCCAAGACGCTGAATTACTGGGAATTTTGGATCAGTATTTGTACATCACCAAACTCCTACAAACAGCCAACATTGAGGTAGATGAAGAAGGCTCTATTGCTTCGGCAGCTGCAG GTGCGTCCTTCGCTTACAAATCGCCGCCGCCGAAATTCCAGGCGAACCAcccatttttgtattttatcgtTGACAAACCGAcacaaagtattatttttgcgGGAAAACTCAGCAATCCATCAACTATTTAA